A single window of Vibrio sp. SCSIO 43137 DNA harbors:
- the dnaN gene encoding DNA polymerase III subunit beta, with protein MKFTIERNHLIKPLQQVSGALGGRPTLPILGNLLLKVEDNALYMTATDLEVELVARVALEGEFEAGSITVPSRKFLDICRGLPDDAVITLLLDGDRVQLKSGRSRFSLATLPAADFPNIEDWQSELEVSLPQVELRSLIEKTQFSMANQDVRYYLNGMLFEIDGSTLRSVATDGHRMAVSQASLNAEFNNQQVIVPRKGVQELVRLLDAPEEMVTLQIGQSNVRAEVNNFTFTSKLVDGRFPDYRRVMPQSSNKTLEAGCDELRQCFSRAAILSNEKFRGVRVNLSGAEMRITANNPEQEEAEEVLDVDFQGEDLEIGFNVSYVLDVLNTLRCDKVRISMTDANASALIENAEDDSAMYVVMPIRL; from the coding sequence ATGAAATTTACCATTGAGCGTAATCACCTGATTAAACCTTTGCAGCAAGTATCCGGCGCATTGGGTGGACGTCCAACCCTGCCTATTCTTGGTAATCTGCTGCTAAAAGTCGAAGATAATGCACTTTATATGACGGCAACGGATCTGGAAGTCGAACTTGTTGCCCGTGTCGCTCTTGAAGGTGAGTTTGAAGCGGGTAGCATTACTGTCCCTTCGCGTAAGTTTTTGGATATCTGTCGTGGCTTACCTGATGATGCTGTTATTACCTTGCTACTTGACGGTGACAGAGTTCAGCTAAAGTCCGGACGCAGCCGCTTTTCTCTGGCTACTCTGCCTGCCGCAGATTTCCCGAATATTGAAGACTGGCAGAGCGAACTGGAAGTTTCCCTTCCTCAGGTTGAGCTTCGCTCCCTGATCGAAAAGACTCAGTTTTCTATGGCAAATCAGGATGTCAGATATTATCTGAACGGTATGCTGTTTGAGATCGATGGTTCTACTTTACGTTCCGTTGCTACTGACGGCCACCGAATGGCGGTTTCGCAAGCGTCACTCAATGCTGAGTTTAATAATCAGCAGGTAATTGTGCCTCGTAAAGGGGTACAGGAGCTAGTTCGTTTGCTGGATGCACCGGAAGAGATGGTGACCCTACAGATTGGTCAGTCGAATGTCAGGGCTGAGGTGAATAACTTTACCTTTACCTCAAAATTGGTTGACGGACGTTTTCCTGATTACCGCAGGGTAATGCCTCAGAGCAGTAATAAGACTCTGGAAGCGGGTTGTGATGAGCTACGCCAGTGTTTCTCCCGTGCTGCGATTCTGTCTAATGAGAAGTTCCGTGGTGTCAGGGTGAACCTGTCCGGTGCGGAAATGCGTATTACGGCAAATAACCCGGAACAGGAAGAGGCGGAAGAGGTATTAGATGTTGATTTTCAGGGTGAAGATCTGGAAATCGGCTTTAACGTCAGTTATGTGCTGGATGTTCTTAATACCCTGAGATGCGATAAAGTGCGCATATCGATGACAGACGCTAACGCCAGTGCGCTGATCGAAAATGCTGAAGACGATAGTGCAATGTATGTGGTTATGCCGATTCGCCTGTAA